From Acidimicrobiales bacterium:
CCAGTCGCGGTCGTCGAAGTTGCCGGTGCGCAGCTTGCCGGCGTCGACGCGGGCTTCCATGCACAGCAGTCGCTGCGTGATCTCGTCGCGGCCCATTTCGAGCGAGAACAGCAGCGTGGGCACGCCCGCCTCCATCGCCGCGTGGGCGAGGATGCCGAGGGCGAAGCTGGTGTTATGCGTCACGATGTGGTGTTCAGTGACGTAGAGGCCGTCGTCCGCCGCGACCGTCAGGCAGACGCTGTCGGCTTCGCCGTCCTCCGTCACGCCAACGATCCGGCGGTCTGGCCGCGCCCATTTGCCATCGCCGTTCCATCGACGCGACTTCCGCTCAAGCCGGAACGGGCACATTTCACGCGGCAACCGAAGCGTGACGGTGTAGCTATCGAGGTGAGGTGTGTGGCGAACGCGAAGACGCGCCGTGCCGCCAAGACTTCTGACGAGCATGCAGAGGTCGTTTGCGAGCGCAGGGCTCGCCGAGGCGTACTGCAAGCTGTTGAACTTCTCGCACCACCCGTCGGAATCCATCAATCCCTGCAGGAGCGCGAGCCGCTGTTCGACGCTGGCATAAAGGTAGGGCGTCGGAATGAACTTCGACTCGGACTTGTGGCCCCACAGCCCAAGTTCGCGCAACGCCGCCGTCAGCGGATTGACCGCGCCGCCATGTCGCCCGAGCCCGAGGCGGTACGACACGCCGTCGTTGCTGCTCGGCCTCAGATAGGGCAGCGCCGTCTCGATTGACGAGATCACCTCGGGGTCGGTCGTTGTGATCACCGGCGTGCAATGTGTGAAACCGCCGTCGCCGAGGAGAAGGCCAAGGACGTACGGCGGAATGGGCAACTCGGCGTGGGCGTGCGTCACGGGGGCCACGACCGGGATGTGGAAGTCGCGCGTCCGGCCGGCGTTCAAGCCCTCGAGAATTTCCTTCGTTGTCACAACGCGGCCGCTGCGACCGGCGCGGCGGTCGATGTGGGACTGCACGTGCCAGCGGTGATCGGCGCACGCCCGAGTCGACGTCCCGTCGTCGAGCGAGACTCGGTACACGGGAATGACGCCCTGCGGGTGAATTGCCAGCACGGTGGTCGCCCGCCCGTCCGCACCGACAACGTGATCGCCGGGGCGGATGTCGCCGATCGCGCGCCATCCGCTCGGTGTGAGGACCGGCGTATCGACCGGCTGGGCCTTACCCATAGCGGGCCTGGCGCCGACGACGACGAGGTTGTTCGGCTGCAGGCCGGCGAGCAGGTGGTCGAGATGATCGAAGCCCGTCGGCACGCCGGTGACGGCCTCGCCGCGGTCGTAGAGCGCTTCGAGCTTGTCGAGGGCGTCGGTGAGCAGTTCGCTCACCGGCATCATGTCTTCGGACAGGCGGCGCTGCTTGACCTCGAACACCAGCGTCTCGGCGCGGTCGACGACGGTCGCCACGTCTTCAGGCAGCGAGTAGCCGAGATCCGCGATCTCCGCGGCGACCCCGATGAGGCGACGCAGCTGCGAGAACTCCTCGACGATGCGGGCGTACCGCGCCGCGTTGGAGATCGCCGGTGTGTTGGTGGCGAGGTCGGCCAGCGTGTTCGGACCCCCGATGGCCTCGAGCAGGCCTTCGCGGCGCAGCTCGTCGGCGACGGTGACGGGGTCGGCGGGGTCGCCGCGGTGATACAGCGCCTCGATCGCCTCGTAGATGTGACCGTGCGCCGGTTTGTAGAAGTCAGCTGCGGTGAGGCGCACCTCGGTGGCCGCCCCGATGGCGATCGGTGAGAGCAACATGGCGCCGAGCAGCGACGCTTCCGCACTCAGGTCGTGCGGGGGCACGCGCGGCCCCGTGTTGCGCGTACGGCGTGCGTCGTCGAGGGATTGCACCATGGGGGTGGTGATCCTCACCCACCGGGCCTGTGGGGAACGAGAACAACAACACGGGGATTTCCCTGTGGAAAGGCGTGTCGAAACTCGGCGGTCGTCCACAGGTCCATGCCGAACAAATGTACGGACAGGGTGTAACAACGAAGAGGACCCGGCGCCGCAGCACCGGGTCCTCTGAAATCGCTGGTGTGACTCGTTAGCTGGAGGCGACTTCCAGGGTGATCTGGAACTTCACGTCGCTGTGGAGCTGCACCGGGATCTCGTGCGTGCCGAGGTTCTTGATCGGCTCGTGCTGGCCGAGCTTGCGCCGGTCGAGCTCGATGCCCGTCTGCGCCTTGATGGCTTCGACGATGTCGGCAGGGGTGACGGAGCCGAAGAGTTTGCCTTCGGCGCCGGCCTTGGCCTTGATCTGGATGACGGCGGGCACGAGCGTGCGGGCGACGACTTCGGCGGCCTCGCGGTCCTTGGCGTCGGCCAGGTCGCGCCGGCGCCGCATGGCGTCGGCCTGCTGCTGGATACCGGCGGTGGCCGCGATGGCCTGGCCCGACGGGATCAGCAGGTTGCGAGCAAAGCCGTCGGCAACCTCGACGAGGTCACCGCGCTTGCCGACATTGTCGATATCGGAGCGCAGGACGACTTTCATTCGTCGCCCTCCGCCTCGTCGGCATCACCGGCGGATTCGGCGTCTTCGAGCAGCGAGTCGAGCACGTCGGTCTCTTCCTCGCCGAACGTCGTCTCCTCGTCGATGTCGTCACGCCGCGGCCCACGCGGGCCGCCGCGGCCGCCGGCACCGCCGCGCCCGCTGGCGCGCTCGGACAGCGTGCGCTGTGCGTAAGGCAGCAGCGCCAGCTCGCGGCTCGTCTTGATGGCGAGCGCGACGTCGCGCTGGTGCTGCACGCAGTTGCCGCTCACGCGCCGGGTGCGGATCTTGCCGCGGTCCGACATGAACTTCCGCAGGACGTGCACGTCCTTGTAGTCGATCCAGGTGGTGCCGTCCTTGCAGAACTGGCACACCTTCTTCTTGATGCGGCGACCGGCATCCTTCGGATTGCGCTTGCGGTCGCGGTCGCGCTGTTCACGCGCCATTAGAACGGCTCCTCATCGTTGTACGCGGGGGCGAAGTCCTCGTTCGGGACCGCTCGCCCGCCGCCACCGCCAAATTCGCCACCGCCGCCACCGTCGGCGCCGCGGCGCTCGTTGCGGGTGACCTGGGCCTCGGCCCAGCGCAGGCTGGGACCGATCTCGTCGGCGATCACTTCGACGACGCTGCGCTTCTCGCCGTCCTGGGTCTCGTAGCTGCGCTGCTCGAGGCGGCCCGTGACGAGGATGCGCGTGCCCTTGCCGAGCGACGCCGCCGCGTTCTCGGCCATCTCACGCCAGCAGACGACGTTGAAGAAGGAGACCTTCTCTTCCCACTCGTTGGTCTGGCGGTTCTGCCAGCGGCGGTTGACGGCGATGCCGAAGGTGGCATTCGCCGTGCCGTTCGGAAGGAAACGCAGCTCGGGATCGCGCGTGACGTTGCCTACGAGGGTGATCGTGTTGTCAGCCATTTACTCTGCTCCTGTGGTCGCCGGCGCCGGTTCGGGAGCCGCTTCCACCGGACGGGTCGAACGGGCCTTGCCCGCGACCTTCTCGGGGATACGAATCACCTTGTGACGCAGCACTTCGTCGGCGAGGAAAAGGACACGGTCGATCTCGGCGATCGTGCTCGGCTCCGCCTCGAACGCCAGCAGGACGTAATTGCCCTCCCAGCGGTGCTTGAGCTCGTAGGCGAAGCGGCGCTTGCCCCACCGGTCGGTGGTGACCTTGCCGCCGTCCTTCGTGATCGGCGCCATCGCACGGTCGAGGACCGGCCGGATGGCCTCCTCCTCGAGGGTGGCGTCGAAAATGACAACTACTTCATAAGACCGCATAGGCGGTGCTCCTCCTCTGGATCCGGTTGCCCGGAGCCCCACGCTGGGGCAGGTGGTTCGTATTCAGTTGGTCCGAATGGGACCGAGCGATGGTAGTCGACGCAAGCCGCCATCTCCTAAGCCCAAGTATGGCGAGGGGGTGTGACGCCTTCGGCGGAGCCAGGGTGCCGGCCGACGACCACGTGCTAGACTGTGCTCCACAGGATTCCACGTATGACAAAGCAGAACGTCACCATCCAGTTGGACGGCGAGACCATCCGTGAGGCAAAGGTTCTGGCGGCGCGCCGCGGCACGTCGCTGAGCGCCCTGTTGGCGGCCGAACTGCAGCGTCTCGTCGCCGACGACGAGCGGTATGAAGCCGCGCGGCAGCGTGCGGAAGCGGCGCTGTCGAACGCGAGGCCCCGTGGCGGTCGTCGCTGGACGCGCGACGCGATCTATGACCGCGCGGTCCTGAACCGCGAGTGACCTTCGTGGACAGCAATGTCCTGGTTTACGCGCACGACGCTGCCGACTCTGTTCGCCAGGAACGGGCCGCTCTCATCTTGCGTGGGTTATGGCGGACCCGAACCGGCATTGTCAGCACACAGGTACTCACCGAGTTTTACGCGGTCGCGACGCGCAAGCTCACGCCACCGATGTCGCGGGCGGAGGCCCGTTCCATCGTCGCCTCGTACGCGGCGTGGCCAGTCGTGCAGGTCGATGCGACTTTGGTCGTCGCGGCGTCGCGGCTCGAAGAACAACACAAGCTCTCGTTTTGGGACGCGATGATCGTCGAGGCGGCGCGTCGGGGCGGCGCCACGGTCCTGTATTCGGAAGACCTGCAACACGGGCGCCGCATCGGCGGCGTCCAGATCCTGAATCCGTTGCGCGACTAGGTCGGCCACTTCTCGAGGATGTTGTTGATGGTCTTGATCGACCGGAACGTCGATTGCTGACCGAGCGCTTTCTCGATCTTGGCCGGGTTGATCGTCGAGTCCGACATGCGGGGCGTGTGCGTGTGCCAGTACACGGTGGTGCCGTCGACGTGCAGTTCGTCGTTGTCGGTCTCGAGCGCCTTGAGCAGCGACGCCGCCGCCTTTTGCTTGAGGAAGCCGATGTGGAGCGTGCCGCCGGTCTCGGGGCCGCGCCCGTCGAAGGGCCGGCGGTCGACGATCTTCTTCAGCTGGGCCGTCGTGCGGATGAACGTGGGCGCCGCGTAGCCCATCGCCTGTTCGAACGCGTCCTCGGCGGCCGATTCCGGCGGCTTGGACTTGGCGTCGAACACGACGTTGCCCGACGCGATGAACGTCGTCACGTCCTCGCAGCCGACGGACTCGAAGATCTTGATCAGCTGGTCCTTCTTGACCGTGTGGCCGCCGAGGTTGATGCCCCGGAGGAAGGCGATGGCGTGCATGGCTGCAAGTATTGCGAGCGTGACCGTCGAGTTCTTCCGGTCGCTGTGGGGGCCAATGGCGATCGACGGCGGCATCAGCGACCTGCCCGCGGTGTGCGCGGAAACCCGACGGCGGGGCTACACCGGAGTCGAGACGAACCCGTTCCTGTGGCGCAAGCAGGTCGACGAAGCGAAGGCGGTCCTTGACGAGCACGGGCTGCGGTTGCTGGCTCGCGCCCACACGTTCGGGGCGACCGTCGCCGAACACGTCAGCTGGGTCCGCCGCGTCGTCGAACTGGCGCCGGCGTTCGGATCGCCCTTCGTGATCGCGCAGTCGGGCGCCGACTGGTTCGACGACGCGCAG
This genomic window contains:
- the rpsF gene encoding 30S ribosomal protein S6 codes for the protein MRSYEVVVIFDATLEEEAIRPVLDRAMAPITKDGGKVTTDRWGKRRFAYELKHRWEGNYVLLAFEAEPSTIAEIDRVLFLADEVLRHKVIRIPEKVAGKARSTRPVEAAPEPAPATTGAE
- a CDS encoding PIN domain-containing protein, giving the protein MTFVDSNVLVYAHDAADSVRQERAALILRGLWRTRTGIVSTQVLTEFYAVATRKLTPPMSRAEARSIVASYAAWPVVQVDATLVVAASRLEEQHKLSFWDAMIVEAARRGGATVLYSEDLQHGRRIGGVQILNPLRD
- the rplI gene encoding 50S ribosomal protein L9 translates to MKVVLRSDIDNVGKRGDLVEVADGFARNLLIPSGQAIAATAGIQQQADAMRRRRDLADAKDREAAEVVARTLVPAVIQIKAKAGAEGKLFGSVTPADIVEAIKAQTGIELDRRKLGQHEPIKNLGTHEIPVQLHSDVKFQITLEVASS
- the dnaB gene encoding replicative DNA helicase, translating into MVQSLDDARRTRNTGPRVPPHDLSAEASLLGAMLLSPIAIGAATEVRLTAADFYKPAHGHIYEAIEALYHRGDPADPVTVADELRREGLLEAIGGPNTLADLATNTPAISNAARYARIVEEFSQLRRLIGVAAEIADLGYSLPEDVATVVDRAETLVFEVKQRRLSEDMMPVSELLTDALDKLEALYDRGEAVTGVPTGFDHLDHLLAGLQPNNLVVVGARPAMGKAQPVDTPVLTPSGWRAIGDIRPGDHVVGADGRATTVLAIHPQGVIPVYRVSLDDGTSTRACADHRWHVQSHIDRRAGRSGRVVTTKEILEGLNAGRTRDFHIPVVAPVTHAHAELPIPPYVLGLLLGDGGFTHCTPVITTTDPEVISSIETALPYLRPSSNDGVSYRLGLGRHGGAVNPLTAALRELGLWGHKSESKFIPTPYLYASVEQRLALLQGLMDSDGWCEKFNSLQYASASPALANDLCMLVRSLGGTARLRVRHTPHLDSYTVTLRLPREMCPFRLERKSRRWNGDGKWARPDRRIVGVTEDGEADSVCLTVAADDGLYVTEHHIVTHNTSFALGILAHAAMEAGVPTLLFSLEMGRDEITQRLLCMEARVDAGKLRTGNFDDRDWQKITAAVGRLAEAPIYIDDNPNVTVMDIRAKARRLKARDGLGLIIIDYMQLMTGRARAESRQVEVAEMSRGLKILARELGIPVMALSQLSRNLEQRQDKRPMLSDLRESGSLEQDADVVMFLYRDDVYHQDSADKGMAEVLVAKHRSGPTGMTQLAFLPQFTRFADMPRNP
- a CDS encoding DUF1697 domain-containing protein translates to MHAIAFLRGINLGGHTVKKDQLIKIFESVGCEDVTTFIASGNVVFDAKSKPPESAAEDAFEQAMGYAAPTFIRTTAQLKKIVDRRPFDGRGPETGGTLHIGFLKQKAAASLLKALETDNDELHVDGTTVYWHTHTPRMSDSTINPAKIEKALGQQSTFRSIKTINNILEKWPT
- the ssb gene encoding single-stranded DNA-binding protein, whose amino-acid sequence is MADNTITLVGNVTRDPELRFLPNGTANATFGIAVNRRWQNRQTNEWEEKVSFFNVVCWREMAENAAASLGKGTRILVTGRLEQRSYETQDGEKRSVVEVIADEIGPSLRWAEAQVTRNERRGADGGGGGEFGGGGGRAVPNEDFAPAYNDEEPF